The Christiangramia flava JLT2011 genome has a segment encoding these proteins:
- a CDS encoding 5'-nucleotidase C-terminal domain-containing protein, whose product MKSFIRLLLVISLFSSCKNNPTTISSFEGKRIPIDSQLSEDEEINDFIAPYKQNLDKTMDSVLAYNPKLLTKSDGDLNTAIGNFMADAVMEQANPVFQSRTGKEIDFVLLNNGGIRAQLPSGGLTMKKIYELMPFENEIVIVELTGKDVKDMLQYLSKAKTAHPVSGIELRADRNYKIYKASIDGQPIDENKHYFVATSDYLQQGGDNMNFFANPVEVYSVDYKIRNALIDYLKKTDTLRARIDNRYIRE is encoded by the coding sequence ATGAAGAGTTTTATTCGCCTGTTGTTGGTAATCAGCTTATTTTCAAGCTGTAAAAATAATCCTACAACAATTTCAAGTTTTGAAGGAAAAAGGATTCCCATTGATTCCCAACTTTCAGAAGATGAGGAAATCAATGACTTTATCGCTCCCTACAAACAGAACCTGGACAAAACCATGGATTCGGTTCTGGCGTACAATCCAAAATTACTTACAAAATCTGATGGGGATCTGAATACCGCTATCGGTAATTTCATGGCAGATGCCGTAATGGAGCAGGCTAATCCTGTTTTTCAGTCTCGCACAGGGAAAGAGATCGATTTCGTCCTGCTGAACAATGGTGGTATCCGGGCGCAACTGCCTTCCGGAGGCCTGACCATGAAAAAGATCTATGAACTGATGCCCTTTGAAAACGAAATTGTGATCGTGGAACTAACCGGAAAAGATGTAAAAGACATGCTGCAATATCTCAGCAAGGCCAAAACCGCTCATCCCGTTAGTGGGATCGAGCTCCGTGCAGACAGAAATTACAAGATCTACAAAGCAAGCATTGATGGCCAACCGATCGATGAAAACAAACATTATTTCGTGGCCACTTCAGATTACCTTCAGCAGGGCGGTGACAACATGAACTTTTTTGCAAATCCCGTGGAAGTATATTCCGTAGATTATAAGATCAGGAATGCGCTGATCGATTACCTGAAGAAAACCGATACACTCCGAGCCAGAATCGATAACCGCTATATCAGAGAATAA
- a CDS encoding glycosyltransferase: protein MQPLYSFVIPVYNRPQEVRELLESMLSLENAPEYEILIIEDGSSEKADLVCEQFSEKLKIRYFFKKNSGPGDSRNFGMRQAASDYFIILDSDVILPPDYLQQVHSFLQTTKCDCFGGPDASHPSFSDVQKAIDYSMTSFFTTGGIRGGKKAVDEFQPRSFNMGIARRAFEASGGFGSIHPGEDPDLSLRLKKLGFSTCLIPEARVFHKRRIDWEKFYLQVQKFGMVRPILNKWHPGTGKITYWFPLVFILGLIFSVFLFVLGYPFLIGLYAIYFLVTALDAAIKQKSFYIGLLVVRAIFTQFSGYGWGFLKSYIAIHLQHKDPEKTFPKLFFKK from the coding sequence ATGCAGCCCCTGTATTCATTCGTTATTCCGGTTTACAATCGCCCGCAGGAGGTCAGGGAATTGCTGGAAAGCATGCTTTCGCTGGAAAATGCTCCGGAATATGAAATTCTCATTATTGAGGACGGCTCTTCGGAAAAGGCTGACCTGGTCTGTGAGCAATTTTCAGAAAAACTGAAGATCCGCTATTTTTTCAAAAAGAATTCTGGTCCCGGCGATTCCAGGAATTTCGGGATGCGCCAGGCCGCAAGCGATTATTTCATCATTCTGGATTCCGATGTGATCCTTCCGCCAGATTATCTTCAGCAAGTTCACTCTTTTCTGCAAACTACTAAATGCGATTGTTTTGGCGGGCCAGATGCTTCACATCCGTCTTTCAGCGATGTTCAAAAGGCTATTGACTATAGTATGACTTCGTTTTTCACCACTGGTGGAATTCGCGGCGGAAAAAAAGCGGTGGATGAATTCCAGCCAAGAAGCTTCAATATGGGGATTGCCCGAAGAGCTTTTGAAGCAAGCGGCGGATTTGGCAGTATTCACCCGGGTGAGGATCCCGATCTCAGTCTTCGGCTTAAAAAACTGGGGTTTTCAACCTGTCTGATTCCGGAGGCCAGGGTTTTTCATAAAAGAAGGATCGACTGGGAAAAATTTTATCTTCAGGTTCAGAAATTCGGAATGGTACGGCCAATTTTAAATAAATGGCACCCTGGAACTGGAAAGATCACTTACTGGTTTCCGCTGGTTTTCATTCTTGGCCTGATATTTTCAGTATTTCTGTTCGTTTTGGGTTATCCTTTTTTAATAGGTTTATACGCGATTTATTTTCTGGTCACGGCACTAGACGCTGCGATAAAACAGAAAAGTTTCTATATTGGCTTACTGGTGGTGCGGGCAATTTTTACGCAATTCAGCGGTTATGGATGGGGATTTTTGAAGTCTTATATCGCCATTCACCTGCAACATAAAGACCCGGAAAAGACATTCCCGAAACTGTTTTTTAAGAAATAG
- the dapA gene encoding 4-hydroxy-tetrahydrodipicolinate synthase: MEAFVGTGVALITPFKEDLSIDMDALANLVNDQITNGIEYLVVLGTTGESASLNPEEKELVKETVKKANNGRLPMVLGIGGNNTAAVVEELKSARLEGFDAILSVSPYYNKPTQEGIFRHFKAVAEASPLPVIVYNVPGRTASNILPETINRMARELDNIIGVKEAAGDMVQAMKLISVVPEDFMVISGDDMITLPMTLAGGKGVISVIGQGLPKEFSEMVRLGLQAEVSEAYKLHYRLAPSIELIFAEGNPSGIKSLLAHKGMIQNHLRLPLVEASEALQDRIGDFLKRF, encoded by the coding sequence ATGGAAGCCTTTGTTGGAACCGGTGTGGCTTTGATCACGCCTTTTAAGGAAGACTTATCGATAGATATGGATGCATTGGCAAACCTGGTGAACGACCAGATTACCAATGGTATCGAATACCTGGTGGTACTTGGAACAACCGGGGAAAGCGCCTCGTTGAATCCAGAGGAAAAAGAGCTGGTGAAGGAAACCGTAAAAAAGGCCAATAACGGCAGGCTGCCTATGGTTCTTGGAATCGGCGGAAATAATACTGCTGCGGTGGTCGAAGAATTGAAAAGTGCCAGGTTGGAAGGTTTTGATGCCATACTTTCAGTTTCTCCATACTACAATAAGCCAACGCAGGAAGGCATTTTCAGGCATTTTAAAGCGGTGGCTGAAGCTTCGCCGCTGCCGGTGATTGTTTATAATGTTCCCGGGAGAACGGCCTCTAATATCCTTCCGGAAACCATTAACCGGATGGCGCGGGAACTCGATAATATCATTGGGGTAAAGGAAGCTGCCGGGGATATGGTGCAGGCGATGAAGCTCATCAGTGTGGTGCCAGAAGATTTTATGGTAATTTCCGGAGACGACATGATCACGCTGCCTATGACACTGGCAGGAGGAAAAGGCGTAATTTCAGTAATTGGGCAGGGGCTGCCTAAAGAATTCAGCGAAATGGTACGTTTAGGGCTTCAGGCTGAAGTTTCAGAGGCTTACAAATTGCATTATCGCCTAGCACCTTCCATAGAACTGATTTTCGCGGAAGGAAATCCTTCCGGGATCAAATCCCTGCTGGCCCATAAAGGCATGATCCAGAATCATCTTCGGTTGCCTTTAGTGGAAGCTTCTGAAGCATTGCAGGATCGAATTGGAGATTTTTTGAAGCGTTTTTAA
- a CDS encoding DNA-directed RNA polymerase subunit omega has translation MDFKKIDAPVNTTTIDRNKVDAPTGNIYEAISIVAKRATQINSEIKKELLEKLDEFATYNDSLDEIFENKEQIEVSKFYERLPKPQALAVEEWLEDKIYWRNTKDTED, from the coding sequence ATGGATTTTAAAAAGATTGACGCACCGGTAAATACCACTACAATCGACAGGAATAAGGTAGATGCCCCAACCGGGAACATTTACGAAGCTATTTCTATTGTTGCCAAAAGAGCAACCCAGATCAATTCTGAAATCAAAAAGGAATTACTGGAAAAACTGGATGAATTTGCTACTTACAATGATTCTCTTGATGAAATCTTTGAGAATAAGGAGCAGATCGAAGTTTCCAAGTTCTACGAAAGACTGCCAAAACCTCAGGCTCTTGCCGTAGAGGAGTGGCTGGAAGACAAAATTTACTGGAGAAATACCAAGGACACAGAAGACTAA
- the recN gene encoding DNA repair protein RecN: MLTALSIKNYALIEDINMSLDKGFTIMTGETGAGKSIILGALGLLLGDRADFSAIRNPEKKCVIEGSFGIVNYKLEKFFEKEDLDYEPNSIIRREILPSGKSRAFINDTPVKISALQKLGSYLIDIHSQHETLSLGNAGYQFDVIDTIAGNEAVLIQYKKELRNFKALQARFAELKEEQARAAREYDYNVFLLNELEEAHLKEGMQDELEERYEELNNVEELTENLNAAINNLQQEEIGSLETLKSIRNSLSKISQFSTSYESFYERVNSVIIELDDLETEMTSALDRIEANPEELEMVNQKLQLIYNLQKKHNAENVEELIAITESLRKEVSVTENAENSLKEIQREIEAKKEELQKIASELHAKRDKIIPVFVEQTEKILADLGMPNARLKIQLDQTAEFLTNGQDKLEWFLAANKGGTFKEMKKAASGGELSRIMLAVKSILAAQSNLPTIIFDEIDTGVSGDIASRMGEILQKMGANMQVIAITHLPQIAGKGSSHFKIYKEDNDDATQTKIVKLGENQRVEELALMLGGNTKSESALAHAKALLN; the protein is encoded by the coding sequence TTGCTAACAGCACTTTCCATTAAGAATTACGCGCTTATCGAAGACATCAATATGAGCCTCGATAAGGGTTTTACGATCATGACCGGAGAAACCGGTGCAGGAAAATCGATCATTTTAGGAGCATTGGGATTGCTCCTGGGAGATCGTGCCGACTTCAGCGCGATCAGGAATCCCGAAAAAAAATGTGTGATCGAAGGAAGTTTCGGGATCGTAAATTACAAGCTGGAAAAATTCTTTGAAAAGGAAGACCTGGATTATGAGCCCAATAGCATTATTCGAAGGGAGATCCTTCCTTCGGGCAAATCACGAGCTTTTATCAATGATACGCCGGTAAAAATCTCCGCGTTGCAGAAATTGGGTAGTTACCTGATCGATATTCACAGCCAGCATGAGACCCTGAGTCTCGGGAACGCCGGCTACCAGTTTGATGTGATCGATACAATCGCCGGCAATGAGGCCGTGTTGATTCAGTATAAAAAAGAACTTCGGAATTTTAAAGCGCTTCAGGCGCGTTTTGCCGAACTAAAGGAGGAGCAGGCCCGCGCAGCAAGAGAATATGATTATAATGTTTTCCTGCTTAACGAACTCGAAGAAGCGCATTTAAAAGAAGGCATGCAGGATGAACTCGAAGAGCGCTACGAAGAATTGAATAATGTAGAAGAGCTCACTGAAAACCTGAATGCCGCGATCAATAATTTGCAACAGGAAGAGATTGGGAGCCTGGAAACCTTGAAATCCATTCGTAACAGCCTGTCCAAAATTTCCCAATTTTCGACTTCTTATGAGTCGTTTTATGAGCGTGTAAACAGTGTGATCATTGAGCTGGATGACCTGGAGACCGAAATGACCTCTGCTTTAGATCGTATCGAGGCGAACCCGGAAGAACTGGAAATGGTCAACCAGAAACTTCAGCTGATCTATAATCTTCAGAAAAAGCATAATGCTGAAAATGTGGAAGAACTGATCGCGATCACCGAATCGCTGCGGAAAGAAGTTTCAGTAACCGAAAACGCTGAGAATTCCCTGAAGGAAATCCAGCGGGAGATCGAAGCTAAAAAAGAGGAATTGCAGAAGATCGCTTCCGAATTGCACGCGAAAAGAGACAAAATTATTCCGGTTTTCGTCGAGCAGACTGAAAAGATCCTGGCAGACCTTGGCATGCCAAACGCCAGGCTGAAAATTCAGCTGGATCAAACAGCGGAATTTTTAACGAACGGGCAGGATAAGCTCGAATGGTTTCTTGCGGCCAACAAGGGCGGCACTTTTAAAGAGATGAAAAAGGCTGCTTCGGGCGGGGAATTATCGCGTATCATGTTGGCGGTAAAAAGTATTCTGGCTGCGCAAAGCAATTTGCCAACGATTATTTTTGATGAGATCGATACCGGAGTTTCGGGAGATATTGCCAGCAGGATGGGAGAAATTCTTCAGAAAATGGGCGCAAACATGCAGGTGATCGCCATTACCCATCTACCGCAGATCGCCGGGAAAGGTTCAAGCCACTTCAAAATTTATAAGGAAGATAACGACGATGCGACGCAAACGAAGATCGTGAAGCTTGGTGAAAATCAGCGAGTGGAAGAGCTGGCGCTGATGTTGGGCGGAAATACCAAAAGCGAATCGGCCCTCGCACACGCGAAAGCACTCCTGAATTAG
- a CDS encoding outer membrane protein assembly factor BamD, protein MMKKGILALGLLMLVTSCSEYQKLLKSDDTAKKYATAEELYTQGKEEKSNKKLRKSIRILEQIEPQFRGKPQGQRLSYMLADAHYQLGDYFVSPFEFERFQQLYANSEKTEEASFKEAASYYYRTPPYNLDQTDTKKAMEELQEYLNKYPQGEYADQASDMAAELQRKLEKKAFEIARQYHKTEFYKAAIASFTNFIADYPGTPFREEAFYYRFDSAYKLATNSVAFLMEERLKEAKTYYEAYKKYYPEGERMEEMNASLEDINSRLQNF, encoded by the coding sequence ATGATGAAAAAAGGGATTTTAGCTTTAGGGCTCTTGATGCTCGTCACTTCCTGTAGTGAATATCAAAAGCTGTTAAAAAGCGATGATACCGCTAAGAAATATGCTACTGCTGAAGAGCTGTATACACAGGGAAAAGAGGAAAAGAGCAATAAAAAGCTTCGTAAATCCATCCGCATACTGGAGCAAATAGAGCCTCAGTTCAGAGGAAAGCCACAGGGGCAGCGTTTATCATACATGTTGGCAGATGCTCATTACCAGTTGGGAGATTATTTTGTCTCTCCGTTTGAGTTCGAGCGTTTTCAGCAATTGTACGCCAATAGCGAAAAGACCGAGGAGGCTTCCTTTAAGGAAGCGGCAAGTTATTACTACAGGACTCCGCCTTACAACCTGGATCAAACCGATACTAAAAAGGCCATGGAGGAACTTCAGGAGTACCTGAATAAATATCCGCAGGGAGAATATGCCGATCAGGCCAGTGACATGGCAGCAGAATTGCAGCGTAAGCTGGAAAAGAAGGCTTTCGAGATCGCCCGGCAATATCACAAAACAGAATTCTATAAAGCGGCCATCGCTTCCTTTACCAATTTCATTGCAGATTATCCAGGAACTCCGTTTAGGGAAGAAGCTTTCTATTATCGCTTCGATTCAGCATATAAACTGGCAACGAACAGTGTGGCTTTTTTAATGGAGGAACGCCTGAAAGAGGCGAAAACCTATTACGAGGCTTATAAAAAATATTATCCCGAAGGAGAGCGCATGGAAGAAATGAACGCTTCTCTGGAAGACATCAATTCGAGACTACAAAATTTTTAA
- a CDS encoding DUF6913 domain-containing protein, which translates to MSLKKILIRKKIRKYARQSGFEETGITGRSALLIAEEFEERIPVFLSALKNAGFNPENLEIFVCNPTKFQGDHRSLSDSQVNMRGRFKDEQILESLAKPYDFLLCFFEENCYAGGLFTARAKAQLKIGRGWDALSLFNISIQTDDFREFWEEAFKYLKILKNTN; encoded by the coding sequence ATGAGTCTGAAAAAAATACTGATCCGCAAAAAGATCAGGAAATATGCGCGGCAATCCGGGTTTGAAGAAACCGGGATTACAGGAAGAAGTGCCCTTTTGATTGCAGAAGAATTTGAAGAGCGGATCCCAGTCTTTTTGTCGGCATTGAAGAACGCAGGTTTTAACCCGGAGAATTTGGAAATTTTTGTGTGTAATCCTACCAAATTTCAAGGAGATCATCGCAGTCTTTCCGATTCGCAGGTAAACATGCGCGGTCGATTTAAAGATGAGCAGATCCTGGAATCCCTGGCAAAACCTTACGATTTCCTGCTCTGCTTTTTTGAAGAGAATTGTTATGCTGGCGGACTGTTTACCGCGCGTGCAAAGGCTCAGCTAAAGATCGGTCGCGGATGGGATGCTTTGAGCCTGTTCAATATTTCCATTCAAACCGATGATTTCCGGGAGTTTTGGGAAGAAGCTTTTAAATATTTGAAAATTTTAAAAAACACGAATTAA
- a CDS encoding bifunctional metallophosphatase/5'-nucleotidase encodes MKRRDFIQTTSAAGLFIGLGGLSSLSFQSPGKHLTILHTNDVHSHIGPFGPNDGRNANMGGVARRAALIEKIRQENPNTLLLDAGDIFQGTPYFNFYGGELEFKLMSKMRYDAATIGNHDFDNGIDGLYAQLPHASFDFICSNYDFSNTVMDGHTKDHKIFNKDGIKIGVFGLGVELQGLVNQKLYKETKYLDPMEIATDMASKLKNEEKCDLVIALSHMGYDYKNSTISDVKLAQKTNNIDLIIGGHTHTFLDRPTVLKNKSGKNVIVNQVGCYGLYLGRLDYYFDEEQNLKTKGYSIQV; translated from the coding sequence ATGAAAAGAAGAGATTTTATCCAAACGACCTCAGCAGCCGGTTTATTCATAGGACTTGGCGGACTGTCTTCCCTGTCTTTCCAATCACCAGGGAAACATCTTACCATTCTGCACACGAACGATGTGCATAGCCATATTGGACCTTTTGGACCGAACGACGGCCGAAATGCCAATATGGGCGGTGTTGCCAGACGTGCTGCTTTGATCGAAAAAATCAGGCAGGAAAACCCTAATACGCTGTTACTCGATGCGGGTGACATTTTCCAGGGAACGCCTTATTTCAACTTCTACGGAGGTGAACTGGAATTCAAACTGATGAGCAAAATGCGCTACGATGCGGCAACCATTGGCAACCACGATTTCGACAACGGGATCGACGGTTTGTATGCCCAATTACCGCATGCCAGTTTCGACTTCATTTGTTCGAATTATGATTTCAGCAATACTGTCATGGATGGCCACACTAAAGACCATAAGATCTTTAACAAAGACGGAATCAAAATTGGCGTTTTTGGACTGGGTGTAGAGCTACAGGGGCTGGTAAACCAGAAACTCTATAAAGAGACTAAGTATCTTGACCCGATGGAAATCGCGACTGACATGGCTTCCAAACTTAAAAATGAAGAAAAATGCGACCTGGTGATCGCCCTTTCTCATATGGGTTATGATTATAAGAACAGTACGATTTCTGATGTCAAACTCGCTCAGAAAACCAATAATATTGACCTGATCATTGGCGGCCATACGCACACGTTCCTGGACCGGCCAACAGTTCTGAAAAACAAATCTGGCAAAAACGTGATCGTGAACCAGGTTGGCTGTTACGGGCTCTACCTAGGAAGGCTGGATTACTATTTTGATGAGGAACAAAACCTGAAGACCAAAGGATACAGCATCCAGGTGTAA
- the coaBC gene encoding bifunctional phosphopantothenoylcysteine decarboxylase/phosphopantothenate--cysteine ligase CoaBC, whose product MSVLSGKKVLLGVTGGIAAYKTAGLVRLFIKSGAEVRVVMTPAAKEFITPLTLSTLSKNEVYSSFTNEEDENATWNNHVELGLWADFMLIAPATASTLSKMASGNSDNLLLATYLSAKCPVFFAPAMDLDMYQHTSTRNSFETLQSYGNIMIPAGTGELASGLKGEGRMAEPEEIIQFLESFFSEDLPLKGKKVLITAGPTYEAIDPVRFIGNHSSGKMGYEIAAVAAKNGAEVTLVSGPTHLDAPKGKIRMMRVTSTREMYEAVQEHFTESDVFIAAAAVADYKPKSVAAEKIKKKEASLSIELTKTEDILASMGAQKKHQKLIGFALETNNEEENAKKKLEKKNLDFIVLNSLRDEGAGFKGDTNKVSIIYPDRKIDFGLKSKKEVARDIVQEIIELLNA is encoded by the coding sequence ATGTCTGTACTAAGCGGTAAGAAAGTTTTACTCGGTGTAACCGGCGGTATCGCTGCTTACAAAACAGCCGGTCTGGTAAGGCTTTTTATCAAATCTGGAGCTGAAGTCCGCGTGGTGATGACCCCGGCAGCCAAGGAATTTATCACACCGCTTACACTTTCAACATTATCTAAGAACGAGGTGTATTCTTCCTTTACGAATGAAGAAGATGAGAATGCCACCTGGAACAATCACGTGGAACTCGGCCTTTGGGCCGATTTCATGCTTATAGCCCCTGCTACAGCCAGTACGCTTTCCAAGATGGCGTCGGGGAATAGCGATAATTTGCTGCTGGCAACGTATCTCTCTGCGAAATGCCCCGTTTTCTTCGCCCCCGCGATGGATCTGGATATGTATCAGCATACCTCTACCAGGAACAGTTTTGAGACCCTTCAATCTTACGGAAATATCATGATTCCGGCAGGTACCGGTGAACTGGCTAGTGGCTTGAAGGGCGAGGGCAGGATGGCCGAACCGGAAGAAATTATCCAATTTTTGGAATCCTTTTTTTCTGAAGATCTTCCATTGAAAGGGAAAAAAGTGCTGATCACAGCAGGGCCTACATACGAAGCGATTGATCCTGTTCGTTTTATAGGAAATCATTCCAGCGGTAAAATGGGGTACGAGATCGCCGCCGTCGCTGCCAAAAATGGCGCGGAGGTGACTTTAGTTTCCGGGCCCACGCATCTCGATGCGCCGAAAGGAAAGATCAGGATGATGCGCGTAACCAGTACCCGGGAAATGTACGAAGCAGTCCAGGAGCATTTTACTGAGTCTGATGTTTTTATCGCTGCCGCTGCGGTTGCCGATTATAAACCGAAGAGCGTTGCTGCCGAAAAGATCAAGAAAAAGGAGGCTTCTTTAAGTATTGAGCTGACCAAGACCGAAGATATCCTGGCTAGTATGGGTGCACAGAAAAAGCATCAGAAGCTTATTGGTTTTGCACTGGAGACTAACAATGAAGAGGAAAATGCCAAAAAGAAGCTGGAAAAGAAGAATCTTGATTTTATTGTATTAAATTCATTGCGGGACGAAGGTGCAGGCTTTAAAGGGGACACTAATAAAGTAAGTATCATTTATCCCGATCGTAAGATTGATTTCGGTTTGAAATCAAAAAAAGAAGTTGCCAGAGATATTGTTCAGGAAATTATAGAATTGTTGAATGCCTAA
- a CDS encoding enoyl-ACP reductase FabI, with amino-acid sequence MSYNLLKGKRGIIFGALDENSIAWKTAERVHEEGGTFVLTNAPIAMRMGSIKNLAEKTGSEIIPADATKVEDLENLVEKAMEILGGKIDFVLHSIGMSVNVRKGNHYTDMNYDFTTKGWDVSAVSFHKTMQVLYKKDAMNEWGSIVALSYMAAQRVFPDYNDMADNKAYLESIARSFGYFFGKDKKVRVNTISQSPTPTTAGQGVKGFDGFISFAEKMSPLGNATALECADYTLTLFSDLTRKVTLQNLYHDGGFSNTGVSQEVMEAFTKDSE; translated from the coding sequence ATGTCATATAACCTGTTAAAAGGGAAAAGAGGAATTATTTTCGGGGCGCTGGATGAAAATTCCATTGCCTGGAAGACGGCTGAAAGAGTTCATGAAGAAGGAGGAACATTTGTTTTGACCAACGCACCTATCGCCATGCGAATGGGAAGTATCAAGAATCTGGCTGAAAAGACCGGTTCTGAAATTATCCCTGCCGATGCAACCAAGGTGGAAGATCTGGAAAATCTTGTGGAAAAAGCCATGGAGATCCTGGGCGGGAAGATCGATTTTGTACTGCACTCCATCGGGATGTCGGTTAACGTTCGTAAAGGGAATCATTATACCGATATGAACTACGATTTTACTACCAAAGGTTGGGATGTTTCAGCGGTTTCTTTCCATAAAACCATGCAGGTTCTTTATAAAAAAGACGCGATGAACGAGTGGGGAAGCATCGTGGCGCTTAGTTATATGGCGGCCCAGCGCGTTTTCCCGGATTATAATGACATGGCCGATAACAAGGCGTATCTGGAATCGATCGCGAGGAGTTTTGGTTACTTCTTCGGAAAAGATAAAAAGGTTCGTGTGAACACAATTTCGCAGTCCCCAACCCCAACAACTGCCGGGCAGGGAGTAAAAGGGTTTGATGGATTCATCAGCTTTGCTGAAAAGATGTCTCCACTTGGAAACGCGACTGCGCTGGAATGTGCTGATTATACGCTTACCTTATTCTCTGATCTTACTAGGAAAGTGACGCTTCAGAATTTATACCACGATGGAGGTTTCTCCAATACCGGTGTGAGCCAGGAAGTGATGGAAGCCTTTACAAAAGATTCAGAATAA
- a CDS encoding DUF4835 family protein yields MPKLILTFLLFIAAQLGMAQQLNCEITINAEQTGQANLSVFKTLERSLNEFVNNTSWIDQKFQPQERINCSMFITISSFEGENFNASIQVQSSRPVYGTSLITPVFNFSDEQFGFNYREYQPLNYSQNTYTSNLVSVISYYIYTIIGLDADTFAPDGGTPYFEEANRIVTTAQQGGSLGWKGSDGQRSRYRLNTDLLSNTYGEYREALYDYHRLGLDVMHEDLVGGKTAIAEAMDKLKVMNGRRNNSLLLRVFFDAKADEIAKIFSDGPSIGKPDLVETLNNIAPRYSKNWRTIR; encoded by the coding sequence ATGCCTAAGCTGATCCTTACTTTTTTGCTTTTTATCGCCGCCCAGCTGGGAATGGCGCAACAGCTTAATTGTGAGATCACGATCAACGCTGAACAAACCGGGCAGGCGAACCTTTCCGTATTCAAAACCCTGGAGCGATCTTTAAATGAATTTGTGAACAACACTTCCTGGATCGATCAGAAATTCCAGCCGCAGGAGCGTATTAACTGCAGTATGTTTATCACCATCAGCAGTTTTGAAGGCGAAAATTTTAATGCTAGCATCCAGGTGCAATCTTCCAGGCCGGTCTACGGAACTTCTCTGATCACGCCGGTTTTTAATTTCAGTGATGAGCAGTTCGGTTTCAATTACCGCGAGTACCAACCGCTGAACTATAGCCAGAATACCTATACCTCTAACCTGGTTTCGGTCATTTCCTATTACATATATACGATCATTGGTCTGGATGCCGATACTTTTGCACCAGATGGCGGAACTCCTTATTTTGAAGAGGCTAACCGCATCGTGACCACTGCCCAGCAGGGAGGTTCCCTGGGCTGGAAAGGTAGTGACGGGCAGCGTTCCAGATATCGTTTGAATACAGATCTTCTTTCGAATACATACGGCGAATACCGCGAGGCACTATACGATTATCACCGTCTGGGGCTGGACGTGATGCATGAAGATCTTGTTGGAGGTAAGACCGCAATTGCTGAGGCTATGGACAAATTGAAGGTGATGAATGGTCGCCGGAATAATTCCTTGCTGCTTCGGGTGTTTTTTGACGCTAAGGCTGATGAGATCGCGAAAATATTTTCTGATGGGCCAAGCATCGGGAAGCCAGACCTGGTCGAAACCCTAAACAATATCGCACCACGATATTCCAAAAACTGGAGAACAATCCGATAA